From a region of the Sporosarcina ureilytica genome:
- a CDS encoding fibronectin type III domain-containing protein — protein sequence MKRFTKMLSIFLSMILVLSIFTSVASASTEGPNAPVDLQIPTLAFDESSVTLVWKKPEDYSDIVDFNVYMNNEKIGTALEDNNGPAKEYIENFYENIDQDDFHVKILIHNFKVENLDPDTAYEFYVTSVDANGKESNPSNKIIGKTTPTPEVFNILDYGATADDETKDTKAIQAAIDAATPGAKVLIPEGTFISGEIWLKSDMTLQVDGHLIGSADAGDYSQNFWLYDYSTDERSYSLINAHTYDYGSLKNIRIVGDGIIDGNGWKYDVNHPTTDEMGNELPRYAAGNNSRVTGNVKVEDGKLSPLDLDSPNTLGILAATQSYAAQEMGMNARSAYAMRSNLITVRGVDGMYYEGITQLNPAFHGIVNLHSENIVINGTIAKTYDGNNADGFEFGDSQNIMVFNNYVDTGDDAVNFASGMGQAAAASEPTGNAWIFNNYIREGHGGVVTGSHTGGWIQDLLVEDNIMYKTDVGLRSKTNTPMGGGARSILFRDNALEEIDGDGPFVFTSSYTDSNAVILYEPAEVISQFRDMEIVNTTVRNQKGNKQAISVVGNSDAGEVYHENITFRDVKFDNVLATNINYGKDIKFYNVEFTNVSNNGEDPWRIANSTGLVFENTTMSAVSEDAAKKPHWPENAAVQAESSADGTSITLTWDAATDNVGVAGYTVYQNDEKIGTSYATTKDTSYTIDGLAPATEYTFKVEAADATGNRTSNGPEVMVKTLGKADTTAPILPENTSIHEPTTTIPASDTFSGEEVQVVYPGFTWASVAWEEASDETGIAGYNVYANGELKGFAKSNRYTLPKLQPGTTYIIEVEAVDVAGNKTPYGSSLEIETAPPYAIGAPTFTDELEAKVENNGSDVQLSWNEATAINQDVIGYRVYVNGQPIKAEDVEFTPINDEMTTTDTTFTVKGLKEGTHTFNVEAIGHSIKQSKRERLADVLENGLVDVSHYRWSGFGPSTTITLGPNIINAKPVLDGDVAEATVSKAALKAAFAKTPKVKGVQIIEVLLEKVSGAKTYELTIPTEFLTKGGKNERIQLSTEFGILLLEGHMLSNAKVKDETVTVFISSGKTDEDKPSIELGVQANGKSVNYNHPGAPVQVVIPYEPTAEELKNPERIGVTFIDETGKQALVKNGKYEVDKGSVTFTTTRFGQFDIVFK from the coding sequence TTGAAGAGATTCACAAAAATGCTTTCAATTTTCCTCTCTATGATATTGGTGCTTAGTATCTTTACTAGCGTTGCGTCCGCAAGTACAGAGGGTCCTAATGCTCCGGTTGATTTACAAATACCGACACTTGCGTTCGATGAAAGCAGTGTAACACTCGTTTGGAAAAAGCCAGAAGATTATAGTGACATTGTAGATTTTAATGTGTATATGAATAACGAAAAAATAGGCACTGCATTAGAAGATAATAATGGACCTGCAAAAGAATATATCGAAAACTTTTATGAGAACATTGATCAAGATGATTTTCATGTGAAAATTTTAATTCATAATTTCAAGGTAGAAAACCTAGATCCTGATACAGCATATGAGTTTTATGTAACGTCAGTTGATGCGAATGGGAAGGAATCGAATCCCTCAAATAAAATAATTGGCAAAACAACACCGACGCCGGAAGTTTTCAATATTCTCGATTACGGTGCGACAGCGGATGACGAAACAAAAGATACGAAGGCAATTCAGGCAGCTATTGATGCGGCTACACCTGGAGCAAAAGTATTGATCCCGGAAGGTACTTTTATTTCCGGTGAAATCTGGCTTAAGTCTGATATGACATTACAAGTAGATGGACATTTAATTGGTTCAGCAGACGCTGGAGATTATAGCCAGAATTTCTGGTTATATGATTATTCTACGGATGAGCGCTCTTATTCATTAATTAACGCGCATACGTATGATTATGGCAGCTTAAAAAATATTCGAATCGTTGGCGATGGAATCATTGATGGTAATGGGTGGAAGTATGACGTGAATCATCCAACGACGGATGAGATGGGTAATGAGCTTCCGCGCTATGCGGCAGGAAATAACTCGAGAGTGACAGGAAATGTGAAGGTTGAAGATGGCAAGTTAAGTCCGTTAGATCTTGATTCTCCTAATACGCTTGGAATTTTGGCGGCAACTCAATCATATGCGGCTCAAGAGATGGGAATGAATGCAAGGTCAGCTTATGCGATGCGTTCAAACTTAATCACGGTACGAGGCGTTGACGGAATGTACTATGAAGGCATTACACAACTAAATCCAGCATTTCATGGAATCGTGAATCTTCACAGTGAAAATATTGTCATCAACGGTACAATCGCGAAAACATATGACGGCAATAATGCGGATGGCTTTGAGTTCGGTGACTCGCAAAATATTATGGTATTTAACAACTATGTGGATACAGGTGATGATGCGGTTAACTTTGCTTCCGGTATGGGACAAGCTGCGGCAGCGTCTGAACCGACAGGAAATGCGTGGATTTTCAATAACTATATTCGAGAAGGCCACGGCGGAGTTGTAACAGGAAGCCATACTGGCGGCTGGATTCAAGACTTATTAGTTGAAGATAATATTATGTATAAAACAGACGTAGGGTTGCGAAGTAAAACGAATACACCGATGGGCGGCGGTGCGAGAAGTATTCTGTTCAGGGATAATGCATTAGAAGAAATTGATGGAGACGGACCATTTGTATTCACTTCTTCCTATACAGATTCAAATGCCGTTATTCTTTATGAACCTGCCGAAGTCATTTCTCAATTTAGAGATATGGAAATTGTCAATACGACAGTTCGTAATCAAAAAGGCAATAAACAAGCGATTTCAGTCGTTGGGAATAGCGATGCGGGAGAAGTTTACCACGAAAATATTACGTTTAGAGATGTAAAGTTTGATAATGTACTCGCTACGAATATTAATTATGGAAAAGATATTAAGTTTTATAATGTTGAATTTACAAACGTCAGTAATAACGGGGAAGATCCTTGGAGAATCGCGAACTCTACTGGACTTGTATTTGAAAATACAACGATGAGTGCAGTTTCTGAAGATGCAGCAAAAAAGCCTCATTGGCCTGAAAACGCTGCTGTTCAAGCAGAATCATCAGCTGATGGGACAAGTATCACACTAACGTGGGATGCGGCAACGGATAATGTTGGCGTTGCTGGTTATACAGTTTATCAAAATGACGAGAAGATTGGAACGTCTTATGCAACGACGAAGGATACAAGTTATACAATCGATGGATTAGCACCGGCAACGGAATACACATTTAAGGTAGAAGCTGCTGATGCAACGGGTAATCGAACGTCTAATGGACCGGAAGTTATGGTGAAAACTTTAGGTAAGGCGGATACAACTGCACCGATACTTCCAGAAAATACAAGTATTCACGAGCCGACAACGACAATTCCTGCAAGTGATACATTTAGCGGTGAAGAAGTACAAGTCGTTTATCCTGGCTTTACATGGGCATCAGTTGCATGGGAAGAGGCAAGCGATGAAACAGGAATTGCGGGTTACAATGTTTATGCAAACGGCGAGTTAAAAGGTTTCGCGAAATCAAATAGATACACATTGCCGAAGTTGCAGCCTGGAACGACTTACATCATCGAAGTTGAAGCAGTTGATGTCGCGGGTAACAAAACTCCTTACGGAAGCTCGCTTGAAATCGAAACCGCACCTCCTTATGCGATTGGTGCACCGACATTTACAGATGAACTAGAAGCAAAGGTTGAAAATAACGGTTCTGATGTACAGTTATCTTGGAATGAAGCAACAGCAATCAACCAAGACGTAATTGGCTATCGAGTCTACGTCAATGGACAGCCAATAAAAGCTGAAGATGTTGAATTTACACCAATCAATGATGAAATGACAACAACTGATACGACGTTTACAGTGAAAGGTCTTAAGGAGGGGACGCACACTTTTAACGTTGAAGCTATAGGCCATAGCATTAAACAATCGAAAAGAGAAAGACTAGCTGATGTTCTTGAGAATGGGCTTGTAGACGTGTCGCACTACAGATGGAGTGGCTTCGGACCAAGCACAACAATCACGCTTGGGCCTAACATTATAAACGCAAAACCAGTATTAGACGGAGACGTAGCAGAAGCGACTGTTTCAAAAGCAGCACTTAAAGCTGCTTTCGCAAAGACGCCAAAGGTAAAAGGTGTGCAGATTATTGAAGTGTTACTTGAAAAGGTGAGCGGTGCGAAAACATATGAGCTAACAATTCCGACTGAATTTTTAACGAAGGGCGGAAAAAATGAGCGAATTCAATTATCAACCGAATTCGGTATACTCTTATTGGAAGGCCATATGTTAAGCAATGCCAAAGTAAAAGATGAAACGGTAACCGTATTTATTTCCTCTGGGAAAACGGATGAGGACAAGCCGAGTATTGAGCTTGGTGTTCAGGCGAACGGGAAATCTGTGAATTACAACCACCCAGGAGCGCCAGTTCAAGTTGTTATTCCATATGAACCAACGGCGGAAGAATTGAAAAATCCAGAGCGTATCGGTGTAACGTTTATCGATGAGACAGGAAAACAAGCTTTGGTGAAAAACGGAAAGTATGAAGTGGACAAGGGAAGCGTTACTTTTACAACGACGCGCTTTGGACAATTCGATATTGTTTTTAAATAA